The Malaclemys terrapin pileata isolate rMalTer1 chromosome 2, rMalTer1.hap1, whole genome shotgun sequence nucleotide sequence ccctcggcccgcgccgcttccagcagcttccattggcctggagcagcgaactgtggccagtgggagctgcgattgaccggacctgcagacgcggcaggtaaacaaactggcccggcctgccaggggctttccctacacaagcggcatcccaagtttgggaaaacTGCTGTACACTATTGTCTGGTTCAGCTTTGGAATTATTTATTGCTATCAAAATGCACATACAGTTATGGTCAGGGGCTCATGCATTCAGTGGAAACAGAACCAAAATTTGGCAGCTCACTAACTCTGGGTTCAGTGGCAAATTGATGTTTCTATGGTAGCATAAGGTAAATAGAAAAACATAGATTTGTattgaattatatatttaaaatggagTATTCAATCAAATCATATTAACTTTattactttaatttttattttaatatatacttTAGGTTtggaattttttctttttattacacacacaaaaatgacagATTTCCACAGAATTTGTTCAGGGGGCAGTTGGAGGATTCTGTATCTGGAATGGATCTGCCTTCTTTTGACATGGAGAGGAGGATCACACTGGGCTGTTGGGGAAGAGTTGTATTGACAGTTGTTAGTGGAAAGGAGGTTTTCGGCTTCTGTAGTGGTGGAGGGGTTTGGGTAGCATTTTGGCAATCACATGGCTTCATTTCCTCCGTCAGTAGTGGTCACATTCTCTTCCTCTCATGCTGTGGCATGGGATGTgggcagaggaaggaaggaggggcttATACTTGTAAAGCTTAAAAGATGATATTTAGCCAAATCCTTCTTGATTCTTCAGTTTATCCAACAAGTCTTAATCACGGTCAATTCTGTCTTTAGAGCTTTTTAATTTGGGGTTAGTCAGCTTTTTTATTCTGAAATCTCTAGTTCTGGAAAAGATGGATTATCTGTTGTCCTCTTTGCTGAAGGCCATAGTAACTTAGAGTGCTATGTCAAGGCTGCCAGAAATAAAGGTCAGACTTCAAACTTGAGTGCCCAAGTATGGACAACTAAATCTttatttagacacctaagtaAAAGTAGCCTAATTTTCAGGGGTGCTAAGCACTTGCAGCTCTCATTGCACAATACGACTTATGGCTAAATTGTGTAACCCCTTCTCACATTTGAGCACTTGCTCACACAAATAGTCCTATTGAAGCCAGTGATTTTACTCAAAAAAGTGCTCACCAGAATGAGTAATGGCTCCACAGTCTGGCTTTAAAGCATGGCCattatttagatgcctatatgTGAATTTGATTTAAGTGCCATAACTTTaggattgtctctctcaccaaaagaaagtgatccagtaaaagatattacctcacccaccttatctctagTTTTAGACAGTCCTTTTGAAAATGCTGGCCAATACCTTTAATTATGGCTGTCCCCATGACACTTTAGATCAGATTGTTGTTGTTAGCCTATACCTGGGGTATTAGCAAAttatgtttgttttctgtgtgtaCAAAAGACTAATAACAAAACTCTTATTTTATAGGTACTAGTACAGCCAAATGAGCTACTCCTGATACTAGAACTGTGCTGCCTTCATGAAAAATGGATGCAGAGGAAAATCAGAAGAGTgatgaagttgatgggagtttaCAAACTGATCTGACAGAAGattcaatgaaaaatgtttcagtaGAAAATGCTGAATGTGATTCCTTATCTAACCAGGAAACAAGGTCCTTATCTGATGGAGTGCATAGGAGCCTTGAGAAGAAAGGAGAGGATAATGGCAAAAACAAAAGGGAATTATTAGAATCAACTAGCCTAGAAATTACTGAAGGGGACCAATTTGAAAATGAACATATCTCAAAAAGAATAAAGCTGGATTTTTCAAAACATACTAAAGGCAGTGAAGGCAAATCACTCAAACTCACAGTTAGGCAGGAGTCAATTGCAGAAACAGATAATATAATAGGTGGAGCCATAAAAAAGGTAGCAGTGAGTGACTGTGTCAGTGGTGACACACTTCTTTCAAATTCCTTGTGTCCACATTGTGATTTCAAAGCTGCCGATGCTACTGCACTGAAAATTCATTTGGAAAGTAAAGAGTCACAAGAAGTTCCATCTGCTGTTCCTGAAAGTACTTTCCAAGTGGAAGAAATTAGTGTTAGCTGTACAGTTGGCAATATAGATAAAGTTCTTAAATGCAAAACTTGTGATCAGTTCTTTCCCTCTTACCCTGATTTGGAAAAACATATTCAAGAAAGCCACTCAAAACAACCCAAAGAGCATGTGTGTCCCCACTGTAGTTATAAAGCAGAATACAGTTTAGCTTTACAAATACATATCAAGCAGGCTCATGGACAATCAATATTTTGCTGTGATCTCTGTGGTTTTCAGTGTGGTGAGGAGAATCTCCTACGTTCTCATTTCCTTGGCAAGACGCACCTTCGGCGTCAACATCTTGCTGCACGAGGAGGATTTGTACAGAGATTGACAAAAAGAACCATTCATAAAAAGCAGTATACGGCAGTCAAAAAGAAGAAAGTGAGAGCAAAATCTGGGCCCTATAAATCAAAGACAAGAACTGCTGATTCAAAAGAATTAAATGCTAGCAATAATCTGAAGGATTCGAAAGTAAGCTTTTCTAAACAAAGTGATGGCAGTGAACTTCTTGTCGAAATGataacatctaaaaatatttccactgaaaaatcagaGACTGTTACAGAGGAAAAAGAGTTTTCCTTCAGTGTAGAAGGAACTCATGAACTCCAGGCTGAAAAGCTAGAAATATCAGGGTCCTCAGAAGAAAATTTGAACAAACAAGAGCCCACCAGAAGTACCCAAAAGATAATTggcagtttaaacacaacaaggAGATTTGATAGATCAGGACATAAGAGAAATATTTTATCACTAAGAACTTCTTTCAGACAAAGTGGCTCTTTTAGATTAAAAAAGCAGGTTAAAGGAAGATATAGTTTGCTGGATGTTAGTAAAAGAGGCAAACCCAAATCTCACCGAACGCAGGTGAAACACAACTTCAGGACCCAGCTTAAACCAAGTAATTTAACGCCCAAATCGCCTAGAGAATTAGAAAtgaatgatgatgatgacgacaTTAACAGTCAGTGTAAGGCTACCACAGAAATACAGTCTCTGAGTCAAGATAGGACAAATACCAGTTCTCCTAGCACTACAAAAACTGAGGATTCTCAGATGAAACCTGTTGCTGACAACAAAGTTCTACATACTTGCATTTACTGTGGTATTATTTTTCAGAACAGAAAAGGTTTGGAAATTCATGTTATAAGACATCATACAAAAGAAATGCATTTTCATTGTCAAACATGTAACTATTCCTGTGCAATCAGGGGGGACTTTGAACAACACTGTCAAAGTAATAAACATCAAATGGGGTGTTGTAATTTTAATTGTCACctttgttcatttatttgctTGAATGATACAAGCCTTGGAACTCACATGAGTGAAGAGCATAATATGCCCCATAATTGTATTATTTGCAATCTGTATTTTCTAACTGAGGAAGAACTGATAGATCATAAAACAACTGAGAAGCATATTAGTTTATTGGCTCAACAAAATACTTCTCAATCAATTAGCACTGATTTGTCTCTGCAGACTGCAGCTTCTACTACACTGGAATCAAATAATAATCTCCAAAAAATTGTAGATGAAATAGAAGTGACCATGGAGGATGAGCCCCCAAAGCCTTGCATGATGAATCATGGAAATGAATTAAAGCATTCTGTTCTCAATAAAACCCAATTTCAatgtaaaaagtgtttttataaaACAAGATCCTCCACAGTTCTTACAAGACACATAAAACTGCGACATGCACAGGAATATCATTTTCTTTGCAAAGCATGTAACCTTTATTCACTTAGCAAAGAAGGAATGGAAAAGCATATTAAAAGAAGCAAGCACCTTGAAAATGCCAGGAAAAACAATATTGGTTTACGTTTTGAGGAATGTATTGAAAGGGTATGTGTAGATGCAAGTGATGTTAAAAAAGTAATGGAGCCTTCCACTTCTGGCAATGTAAAGACTGAATTAGATAAAGAAAGTATACAGGCACCGTCCTCTACTGTGGATAACACATCCACAAATAAAGAACTGGTTCCATCAGGTGAAATTACCAAAGACAGTGAGTTAGTTTTGGCCAATGCACCAAAGAGAGGGAGACCCAAAGGCACCATTTCTAGGACATGCACCCACTGCGGTCTTTTGGCCTCCAGTGTTACCAACTTGACTGTACATATTAGACGAAAGCACAGTCACCAGTACAGCTATTTGTGTAAAGTTTGCAATTATTATACTGTAACCAAAGGTGACATGGAACGTCATTGTGCCACCAAGAAACATAAAGGTCGTGTTGAAATGGAAGCTAATGGAAAACAAAGCACAGAGGTAGTTGTTTGCCCAGAAGGAGGTAATCTTGACTCCATTAGCAAGAAGATCAACAGCCCAATGGATATTTTGCATGAACATGTTGAGAATGATAGCCAGTCATCGGATTTGGATACTTCAGTCTTAGAAAATCAGGAAGAAGACCAGGGAAACTCCATTGAGGTAGAAGTCGACAATGTATCTCAACTCCCAGATCTGCCATATACTAAGAACCCTATAAATATAAAACAGCATGTATTTATGGAGCCAAGTAATGTTACTCAAGATGGTGACCCATGTTTTCAGAGAAGAGTTACAGGGGCAAATGACAATAAATGTGTACACTGTGAGTTTGTTGCTCATTCATCTTCTTCTCTAGAGCTGCATGTAAAACGGAAGCATACTAAAGAATTTGAATACTACTGCATGGCTTGTGACTACTATGCAGTTACTCGTCGAGAGATGAGTAGGCACGCAGCAACAGAGAAGCATAAAATTAAAAGACAATCTTACGTTTGTTCTTCCTCTGGAGAGGAAGCAGATACAACAGATATTGCCAAAGAAACCTCTGTTATGTCTCCAAAGGATCATCAGCAAGACACAGAAGAATTTCAGACAGTTTCAGATGAAACAAAATATGTCAACAATGCTAAAGTTCAGGACGATCAAACTCTAAAAAGCTTAGCTGACTGTACTGTCTTAGATGGAAATACATCTTCAGAAATTTTGAAACAAGATGGTGCCCACAATGCAATGGGAGTTGAAGTTGAGGAGGAATCGAATGGAGGAGCAAATCCCCTTTATGAAGTCTTCCAACAAACATCTCAAAAAGATGAAGTTAAACTTAGTGAGGTGATACCTCTTAAAGAAGTAGTCATTTGTGATTTGCAGAAAAATGGGCAAGATCCaatcaattcaaatttccatGGCACTgtagaaaatcaaaatgtttcaaatgacATGAATGCCCCAAACTTGGATTCCAAAAAAAGTGGGAAAACTTtagaagaaaatggagaaaaccttgaaaatgagTATAAAAATACTGAAGTTCTTGAAGAAGAATTACTAACAGAAACTTCTCCACATGTGCCAGCTCTTCCAGAAACATATAATTTAGCAGAGCAGTCAAATCTTGATGAAAACATTAGAAATACTGTTCAAAATGTACATAGCTTAGAGGGTGACAGAAGCTTCCGAAGGGATCCTACTGTAGAGGAGGAGGAAGCCCTTATGGAGGCAAAACATGAAGCAGAAGTAACTATAAACAACAACATTTGGGAGGCAGATGGCTCAACAGCTGAAGGCATGCAAGAAACTAGTAATGAGGCTTTGGAAACTGTTATCAGTACTGATGATAAAGGAAAGGCAATGCAAAATTTTGGCCAGTTTGATTCTTCTATAGTAAGATTAAAAAGTCATCAAGATGGAGAGTCCACTGACCACTCCGATGAAGGACAGATGTCAGGTGGAATGAAAGTTAGTGAGATAACTGTAAAAATAGATAGCTCACAAGGTGGTG carries:
- the ZNF407 gene encoding zinc finger protein 407, encoding MDAEENQKSDEVDGSLQTDLTEDSMKNVSVENAECDSLSNQETRSLSDGVHRSLEKKGEDNGKNKRELLESTSLEITEGDQFENEHISKRIKLDFSKHTKGSEGKSLKLTVRQESIAETDNIIGGAIKKVAVSDCVSGDTLLSNSLCPHCDFKAADATALKIHLESKESQEVPSAVPESTFQVEEISVSCTVGNIDKVLKCKTCDQFFPSYPDLEKHIQESHSKQPKEHVCPHCSYKAEYSLALQIHIKQAHGQSIFCCDLCGFQCGEENLLRSHFLGKTHLRRQHLAARGGFVQRLTKRTIHKKQYTAVKKKKVRAKSGPYKSKTRTADSKELNASNNLKDSKVSFSKQSDGSELLVEMITSKNISTEKSETVTEEKEFSFSVEGTHELQAEKLEISGSSEENLNKQEPTRSTQKIIGSLNTTRRFDRSGHKRNILSLRTSFRQSGSFRLKKQVKGRYSLLDVSKRGKPKSHRTQVKHNFRTQLKPSNLTPKSPRELEMNDDDDDINSQCKATTEIQSLSQDRTNTSSPSTTKTEDSQMKPVADNKVLHTCIYCGIIFQNRKGLEIHVIRHHTKEMHFHCQTCNYSCAIRGDFEQHCQSNKHQMGCCNFNCHLCSFICLNDTSLGTHMSEEHNMPHNCIICNLYFLTEEELIDHKTTEKHISLLAQQNTSQSISTDLSLQTAASTTLESNNNLQKIVDEIEVTMEDEPPKPCMMNHGNELKHSVLNKTQFQCKKCFYKTRSSTVLTRHIKLRHAQEYHFLCKACNLYSLSKEGMEKHIKRSKHLENARKNNIGLRFEECIERVCVDASDVKKVMEPSTSGNVKTELDKESIQAPSSTVDNTSTNKELVPSGEITKDSELVLANAPKRGRPKGTISRTCTHCGLLASSVTNLTVHIRRKHSHQYSYLCKVCNYYTVTKGDMERHCATKKHKGRVEMEANGKQSTEVVVCPEGGNLDSISKKINSPMDILHEHVENDSQSSDLDTSVLENQEEDQGNSIEVEVDNVSQLPDLPYTKNPINIKQHVFMEPSNVTQDGDPCFQRRVTGANDNKCVHCEFVAHSSSSLELHVKRKHTKEFEYYCMACDYYAVTRREMSRHAATEKHKIKRQSYVCSSSGEEADTTDIAKETSVMSPKDHQQDTEEFQTVSDETKYVNNAKVQDDQTLKSLADCTVLDGNTSSEILKQDGAHNAMGVEVEEESNGGANPLYEVFQQTSQKDEVKLSEVIPLKEVVICDLQKNGQDPINSNFHGTVENQNVSNDMNAPNLDSKKSGKTLEENGENLENEYKNTEVLEEELLTETSPHVPALPETYNLAEQSNLDENIRNTVQNVHSLEGDRSFRRDPTVEEEEALMEAKHEAEVTINNNIWEADGSTAEGMQETSNEALETVISTDDKGKAMQNFGQFDSSIVRLKSHQDGESTDHSDEGQMSGGMKVSEITVKIDSSQGGGKKKKSEGNPLGESTRIRCDDCGFLADGLSGLNVHIAMKHPSKEKHFHCLLCGKSFYTESNLHQHLASAGHMRNEQASVEELPEGGATFKCVKCTEPFDSEQNLFLHIKEQHEELLREVNKYIVEDTEQINREREENQGNVCKYCGKMCRSSNSMAFLAHIRTHTGSKPFKCKICHFATAQLGDARNHVKRHLGMREYKCHVCGVAFVMKKHLNTHLLGKHGVGTPKERKFTCHLCDRSFTEKWALNNHMKLHTGEKPFKCTWPTCHYSFLTASAMKDHYRTHTGEKSFLCDLCGFAGGTRHALTKHRRQHTGEKPFRCDECNFASTTQSHLTRHKRVHTGEKPYRCPWCDYRSNCAENIRKHILHTGKHEGVKMYNCPKCDYGTNVPVEFRNHLKELHPDIENPDLAYLHAGIVSKSYECRLKGQGATFVETTSPFTAAALGEVSPVKEKALRSNRRQSQSAEQVQQVIIIQGYDGDFAIDASVEETAAATLQTLAMAGQVARVVHITEDGQVIATSQNGSHVSGLVPGQILTEQLSGGATQVVVVEGSVEGTDMEEAVPVDAVSDSGNAVVQQIMRQEILDTSEATVHPPESSSALDALLCAVTELGEVENKTGLLDRTRPSHKELLQMTNEEQSNNSNDTETQEIQMFHEVQGTQEDIEPMEVVTQVIHPSTIIASQERAQAAFKKMVQGVLQFAVCDTAAADQLMKEGVTQVIVNEEGTVHMVAGEGSQIIMQEAGSHALSVQSEHMDLVESDGEISQIIVTEEIAQAMVRDSHGNFSEGPTHYIVTELPQDIQDETGVYSHTVIETAESQEILEAGTAINAEAASPDGTGEQLTSMVIYTESGSQATVIQGQGDSNELQEA